A region from the Streptomyces sp. 3214.6 genome encodes:
- a CDS encoding inositol monophosphatase family protein, with the protein MDRELTIATELAAWASERIRRPRTPDDASDIRQKAGPADIVTATDEAIETHVRTVLRREFPAYGIEGEEHGVHKGTPGAPHWLIDPVDGTTNYAHGLGWCSFSLGLATPHSEPLLGVVADPWRQEIFTATRGGGAHLNGHPIHAANHTTLTGHVFLTEWAAHAHWPGMDDLLRELAARHCTVRIMGSTALSLAQVAAGRATAAAIGEFHPVDGLPPLLIATEAGAVATPRLPPYNTPLLLTAPRAADEATTLWQQTVLA; encoded by the coding sequence ATGGACCGCGAACTGACCATCGCAACCGAACTCGCCGCCTGGGCCTCGGAACGCATCCGCCGCCCACGCACACCCGACGACGCAAGCGACATACGCCAAAAAGCCGGCCCGGCCGACATCGTCACCGCCACCGACGAAGCCATCGAAACCCACGTCCGCACCGTCCTGCGCCGCGAGTTCCCCGCCTACGGCATCGAAGGCGAGGAACACGGCGTCCACAAAGGCACCCCCGGCGCCCCGCACTGGCTCATCGACCCCGTCGACGGCACCACCAACTACGCCCACGGCCTCGGCTGGTGCTCCTTCTCCCTCGGCCTCGCCACCCCACACAGCGAACCCCTCCTCGGCGTCGTCGCCGACCCCTGGCGACAGGAGATCTTCACCGCCACCCGCGGCGGCGGCGCCCACCTCAACGGCCACCCCATCCACGCCGCCAACCACACCACCCTCACCGGCCACGTCTTCCTCACCGAATGGGCCGCCCACGCCCACTGGCCTGGCATGGACGACCTCCTACGAGAACTCGCCGCCCGCCACTGCACCGTACGCATCATGGGCTCCACCGCACTCTCCCTCGCCCAGGTAGCCGCCGGCCGCGCCACCGCAGCCGCCATCGGCGAATTCCACCCCGTCGACGGCCTCCCACCCCTGCTCATCGCAACAGAGGCGGGAGCCGTGGCAACCCCCCGACTCCCGCCCTACAACACCCCGCTGCTGCTCACCGCACCAAGGGCCGCCGACGAAGCGACAACCCTCTGGCAGCAAACCGTCCTGGCCTAG
- a CDS encoding bifunctional metallophosphatase/5'-nucleotidase, producing the protein MPLNRRKFLKKSAVTGAGVAVASAAAAPSAQAAEAKAPARPVRQPKRYALTVLGTTDLHGHVFNWDYFKDAEYKDAAGNAQGLARISTLVNRIRAEKGRENVLLLDAGDTIQGTPLTYYYAKVDPITAKGGPVHPMAQAMNAIGYDAAALGNHEFNYGIETLRKFESQLRFPLLGANAVDAKTLRPAFPPYVIKTFCVKGAPPVKVAVLGLTNPGIAIWDKAYVQGKLAFPGLEEQAAKWVPKLKSLGADVVIVSAHSGSSGTSSYGDQLPYVENSAALVAQQVPDIDAVLVGHAHVEIPELKVTNAKTGKTVVLSEPLAYAERLSVFDVGLVFQRGRWEVESVSSKVLNSNSVADDPKITKLLGDEHAKVVAYVNQVVGTATETLTTVEARYKDAPIIDLITKVQEDVVKAALAGTSYASLPVIAQASPFSRTSEIPAGKVTIRDLSSLYVYDNTLVAKLLTGAQVRAYLEYSAQYFVQTAADAVVDTEKLTNAAGRPDYNYDYVSGLGYEIDIAQAVGSRIRNLTYNGVALDDAQQFVLAVNNYRANGGGAFPHVASAQELWSESTEIRTRISEWVTAKGVLDPKDFASVDWKLTRDGKPVF; encoded by the coding sequence ATGCCGTTGAACCGTCGGAAGTTCCTGAAGAAGTCCGCCGTGACCGGGGCGGGGGTGGCGGTCGCGAGTGCGGCTGCGGCTCCGTCGGCGCAGGCCGCGGAGGCGAAGGCGCCGGCGAGGCCGGTCAGGCAGCCGAAGCGGTATGCGCTGACGGTGCTGGGGACGACGGACCTGCACGGTCATGTCTTCAACTGGGACTACTTCAAGGACGCGGAGTACAAGGACGCCGCGGGCAACGCGCAGGGGCTGGCACGTATCTCGACGCTGGTGAACCGGATCCGTGCGGAGAAGGGGCGCGAGAACGTCCTGCTGCTGGACGCCGGCGACACGATTCAGGGCACGCCGCTGACGTACTACTACGCGAAGGTGGATCCGATCACCGCCAAGGGTGGTCCGGTGCATCCGATGGCGCAGGCGATGAACGCGATCGGGTATGACGCGGCGGCGCTGGGCAACCACGAGTTCAACTACGGCATCGAGACGCTGCGGAAGTTCGAGTCGCAGTTGCGTTTTCCGCTGCTGGGCGCGAACGCGGTGGACGCGAAGACGCTGAGGCCGGCGTTCCCTCCGTACGTCATCAAGACGTTCTGTGTGAAGGGTGCGCCGCCGGTGAAGGTGGCGGTACTGGGTCTGACGAACCCGGGTATCGCGATCTGGGACAAGGCTTATGTGCAGGGCAAGCTGGCGTTTCCGGGGCTGGAGGAGCAGGCGGCGAAGTGGGTGCCGAAGCTGAAGTCGCTGGGTGCGGATGTGGTCATCGTGTCGGCGCATTCGGGCTCGTCGGGCACGTCGTCGTACGGTGACCAGTTGCCGTATGTGGAGAATTCGGCGGCGTTGGTGGCGCAGCAGGTGCCGGACATCGACGCGGTTCTGGTGGGGCATGCGCATGTGGAGATTCCGGAGCTGAAGGTCACGAACGCGAAGACCGGGAAGACGGTCGTGTTGTCGGAGCCGTTGGCTTATGCGGAGCGGTTGTCGGTGTTCGACGTCGGGTTGGTGTTCCAGAGGGGGAGGTGGGAAGTCGAGTCGGTTTCGTCGAAGGTGTTGAACTCGAACTCGGTGGCGGACGACCCGAAGATCACGAAGTTGCTGGGTGACGAACACGCGAAGGTCGTGGCGTATGTCAACCAGGTGGTGGGTACGGCGACGGAGACGTTGACGACGGTCGAGGCGCGGTACAAGGACGCTCCGATCATCGATCTGATCACGAAGGTGCAGGAGGATGTCGTCAAGGCGGCGTTGGCCGGTACGTCGTATGCGTCGTTGCCGGTGATCGCGCAGGCTTCGCCGTTCTCGCGGACGTCGGAGATTCCGGCCGGGAAGGTGACGATCCGGGATCTGTCGAGCCTGTACGTGTATGACAACACGCTGGTGGCGAAGTTGCTGACGGGTGCGCAGGTGCGTGCGTACCTGGAGTACTCGGCGCAGTATTTCGTGCAGACGGCGGCGGATGCGGTGGTGGACACGGAGAAGCTGACGAACGCGGCGGGGCGTCCGGACTACAACTACGACTATGTGTCGGGTCTGGGGTACGAGATCGACATCGCGCAGGCGGTGGGTTCGCGGATCAGGAACCTGACGTACAACGGTGTGGCGTTGGACGATGCGCAGCAGTTCGTGCTGGCGGTGAACAACTATCGGGCCAATGGTGGTGGGGCGTTCCCGCATGTGGCGTCGGCGCAGGAGTTGTGGTCGGAGTCGACGGAGATCCGTACGCGGATCTCGGAGTGGGTGACGGCGAAGGGTGTGCTGGATCCGAAGGACTTCGCGTCGGTCGACTGGAAGCTGACGCGGGACGGTAAGCCGGTGTTCTAG
- a CDS encoding SIMPL domain-containing protein: MTSPQIPPYGTPDAPLLVVRGEAELEVDPEIARIGVTVTARNRDRRTTLDDLTHRNATVLDLVKSYGDAVENLATGAVSIAPELGQRGRGERIRTYHGSVHLTAELSDFTALGELTTRLADLDLTRVDGPWWALRTDSPVYRRARQQAVREAVQRAKEYAEALGTTVAAVLELADTGATGGGRPRSAFDRRAVRFSMAAADAEAAAPEPLDLEPQRMQVRAEVSAQFTMNPPSL; encoded by the coding sequence ATGACCTCCCCGCAGATTCCCCCGTACGGCACCCCCGACGCCCCCCTCCTCGTGGTCCGCGGCGAGGCCGAACTCGAAGTCGACCCCGAGATCGCCCGCATCGGCGTCACCGTCACCGCCCGCAACCGCGACCGCCGCACCACCCTCGACGACCTCACCCACCGCAACGCCACAGTCCTGGACCTCGTCAAGTCGTACGGCGACGCGGTCGAGAACCTGGCGACAGGTGCGGTGTCCATTGCTCCGGAGCTCGGCCAACGCGGCCGAGGGGAGCGAATCCGCACCTACCACGGCAGCGTCCACCTCACCGCCGAACTCTCCGACTTCACCGCCCTCGGCGAACTCACCACACGACTGGCCGACCTGGATCTGACCCGGGTCGACGGCCCCTGGTGGGCACTGCGCACCGACTCACCGGTCTACCGCCGAGCCCGACAGCAGGCCGTACGGGAGGCGGTGCAACGAGCGAAGGAATACGCCGAGGCCCTGGGCACGACAGTGGCCGCCGTGCTGGAACTGGCCGACACGGGAGCGACAGGCGGGGGCCGCCCACGGTCCGCCTTCGACCGCCGCGCCGTCCGCTTCTCCATGGCCGCCGCAGACGCGGAAGCGGCAGCCCCCGAACCCCTCGACCTCGAACCCCAGCGCATGCAGGTCCGCGCCGAGGTGAGCGCACAGTTCACGATGAATCCACCCAGCCTCTGA
- the pyk gene encoding pyruvate kinase, producing the protein MRRAKIVCTLGPATDSYDQLKALVDAGMDVARFNLSHGTHAEHEERYHRVRKASDESGHSVGILADLQGPKIRLGHFAEGPVLLERDDTFTITVEEGVAGDGKHCGTTHAGLAEDVTPGERILVDDGKVCLEVTDVDGPHVHTRVVEGGVISDHKGLNLPGVAVSVPALSKKDEEDLRWALRTGFDVIALSFVRSGRDILDVHRIMDEEGRRLPVIAKVEKPQAVENIDEIVAAFDGIMVARGDLGVEMPLEQVPIVQKRAIKLAKRNAKPVIVATQMLDSMIENSRPTRAEASDVANAVIDGTDAVMLSGETSVGKHAVQTVRTMAKIVEAAEEDILAKGLPPLTESNKPRTQGGAVARAAAEIGDFLGAKFLVAFTQSGDTVRRLSRYRSPIPLLAFTPEPATRSQLNLTWGVETFLGPLADSTDAMVDQVDELLLKYGRCEKGDVVVITAGSPPGVSGATNLVRVHHIGEDDSPK; encoded by the coding sequence ATGCGCCGAGCAAAAATCGTCTGCACACTGGGCCCCGCCACCGACTCGTACGACCAGCTCAAAGCCCTGGTCGACGCCGGAATGGACGTCGCCCGCTTCAACCTCAGCCACGGCACCCACGCCGAACACGAGGAGCGCTACCACCGCGTACGCAAGGCCTCCGACGAAAGCGGCCACAGCGTCGGCATCCTCGCCGACCTTCAAGGCCCGAAGATCCGCCTCGGCCACTTCGCAGAAGGCCCCGTACTCCTTGAACGAGACGACACCTTCACCATCACCGTCGAAGAAGGCGTAGCGGGCGACGGCAAGCACTGCGGGACCACGCACGCCGGCCTCGCAGAGGACGTGACGCCCGGAGAACGCATCCTCGTCGACGACGGCAAGGTCTGCCTGGAGGTCACCGACGTCGACGGCCCGCACGTCCACACCCGCGTCGTGGAAGGCGGCGTCATCTCCGACCACAAGGGCCTCAACCTGCCCGGAGTGGCCGTCTCGGTCCCCGCCCTGTCGAAGAAGGACGAGGAAGACCTGCGCTGGGCCCTCCGGACGGGGTTCGACGTCATCGCGCTGTCGTTCGTGAGGAGCGGACGGGACATCCTCGACGTCCACCGGATCATGGACGAGGAAGGTCGCCGACTGCCCGTCATCGCCAAGGTGGAGAAGCCCCAGGCCGTCGAGAACATCGACGAGATCGTGGCGGCCTTCGACGGGATCATGGTCGCGCGCGGCGACCTCGGCGTCGAGATGCCGCTCGAACAGGTCCCCATCGTCCAAAAGCGCGCGATCAAGCTGGCCAAGCGCAACGCCAAGCCGGTGATCGTCGCAACGCAGATGCTCGACTCCATGATCGAGAACTCCCGCCCGACACGCGCCGAGGCGAGCGACGTCGCCAACGCGGTCATCGACGGCACAGACGCGGTGATGCTCTCCGGCGAGACGAGCGTGGGCAAACACGCGGTACAGACCGTCCGCACCATGGCCAAGATCGTCGAAGCGGCGGAAGAGGACATCCTCGCCAAGGGCCTGCCCCCGCTGACGGAGTCGAACAAGCCCCGCACCCAGGGCGGCGCGGTCGCCCGCGCGGCGGCCGAGATCGGCGACTTCCTCGGCGCGAAGTTCCTGGTCGCCTTCACCCAGAGCGGCGACACGGTACGCCGCCTGTCCCGCTACCGCTCCCCGATCCCGCTCCTCGCCTTCACCCCGGAACCGGCGACACGCTCCCAGCTGAACCTGACGTGGGGCGTCGAGACGTTCCTCGGCCCGCTCGCTGACTCGACGGACGCGATGGTCGACCAGGTGGACGAGCTGCTGCTGAAGTACGGCCGCTGCGAGAAGGGCGACGTGGTGGTGATCACGGCAGGTTCGCCTCCGGGAGTCTCGGGCGCGACGAACCTGGTGCGGGTGCACCACATCGGGGAGGACGACAGTCCCAAGTAG
- a CDS encoding helix-turn-helix domain-containing protein, with protein MYDVSTRKRALALVSQGRSLNSVSRETGISRAAIRSWQTRLEPLLRMAPPLPDPPSDRVTYSYLLGLYLGDGCISAHPRGTGHYLRIACADAWPGLIDACEAAIRAISPAHTANRVQAPGCVSVVGYYPHWPYLFPQHGPGKKHERQIVLEPWQQAIVHEHPWEFIRGLIHSDGCRITNWTEKTIGGVRKRYEYPRYFFTNLSGDIIRLFTDTLDHVGVEWKLSNPRNVSIAKKASVALMDAHVGPKY; from the coding sequence ATGTACGACGTCAGCACACGCAAGCGAGCACTCGCGCTGGTTTCACAGGGCCGCAGCCTGAACTCCGTGAGCCGTGAGACAGGCATCTCACGTGCCGCAATTCGCTCCTGGCAGACCCGGCTTGAACCGCTGCTTCGAATGGCGCCCCCGCTTCCTGACCCGCCGAGCGACCGAGTCACGTACTCGTACCTACTCGGCCTCTATCTGGGTGACGGATGCATCAGCGCCCATCCGCGCGGCACTGGCCACTACCTCCGCATCGCGTGTGCAGATGCTTGGCCAGGCCTCATTGACGCCTGCGAGGCCGCCATCCGTGCAATCAGTCCCGCGCACACCGCGAACCGTGTCCAGGCACCGGGCTGCGTATCCGTAGTCGGCTACTACCCACATTGGCCCTACCTGTTCCCCCAGCATGGCCCCGGCAAGAAACATGAGCGGCAGATCGTCCTGGAACCCTGGCAGCAGGCCATCGTCCACGAACATCCCTGGGAGTTCATCCGGGGTCTCATCCACTCCGATGGCTGTCGCATCACCAACTGGACCGAGAAGACCATCGGTGGTGTACGCAAGCGCTACGAATACCCGCGCTACTTCTTCACCAACTTGTCGGGCGACATCATCCGTCTCTTCACCGACACGCTGGACCACGTGGGCGTCGAATGGAAACTGTCAAACCCCAGGAACGTCTCCATCGCCAAGAAAGCCTCCGTAGCCCTCATGGACGCCCACGTAGGCCCCAAGTACTAG
- a CDS encoding ANTAR domain-containing response regulator — translation MTAPESPQPVDAPDDDKSHVPPLTTRVVIAEDEALIRLDLKEMLEEEGYSVVGEAGDGEQAIELAREHKPDLVILDVKMPKLDGISAAEKIAEERIAPVLMLTAFSQRDLVERARDAGAMAYLVKPFSKSDVVPAIEMAVSRFTELRELENEVADLTLRLETRKLVDRAKSILQTEYGLTEPAAFRWIQKTSMDRRMSMQQVAEAVIQDADEKKRSKG, via the coding sequence GTGACCGCCCCCGAGTCGCCCCAGCCCGTAGACGCGCCCGACGACGACAAGTCGCACGTGCCTCCGCTGACGACCCGTGTCGTCATCGCCGAGGACGAGGCCCTGATCCGGCTCGACCTCAAAGAGATGCTCGAAGAAGAGGGCTACAGCGTCGTCGGCGAGGCCGGTGACGGTGAGCAGGCCATCGAGCTCGCCCGCGAGCACAAGCCGGACCTCGTGATCCTCGACGTGAAGATGCCCAAGCTGGACGGCATCTCGGCGGCCGAGAAGATCGCCGAAGAGCGCATCGCGCCCGTCCTCATGCTCACCGCCTTCTCGCAGCGCGACCTCGTGGAGCGTGCCCGTGACGCCGGTGCGATGGCGTACCTGGTGAAGCCGTTCAGCAAGAGCGACGTCGTGCCGGCGATCGAGATGGCCGTGTCGCGTTTCACGGAGCTGCGTGAGCTGGAGAACGAGGTCGCGGACCTCACGCTGCGCCTGGAGACCCGCAAGCTGGTCGACCGCGCGAAGTCGATCCTGCAGACGGAGTACGGGCTGACGGAGCCGGCGGCGTTCCGGTGGATCCAGAAGACGTCGATGGACCGGCGGATGTCGATGCAGCAGGTCGCCGAGGCGGTCATCCAGGACGCCGACGAGAAGAAGAGGTCCAAGGGATAG
- a CDS encoding ABC transporter ATP-binding protein has protein sequence MTALLEVEDLRVAYGKIEAVKGISFKVEAGEVVTLIGTNGAGKTTTLRTLSGLLKPVGGQIKFNGKSLKKIPAHDIVSLGLAHSPEGRHIFPRMTIEDNLRLGAFLRSDKPGIEKDIQRAYDLFPILGERRKQAAGTLSGGEQQMLAMGRALMSQPKLLMLDEPSMGLSPIMMQKIMATIAELKSQGMTILLIEQNAQAALSLADHGHVMEIGKIVLSGTGQDLLHDESVRKAYLGED, from the coding sequence ATGACCGCACTGCTCGAAGTCGAAGACCTCCGCGTCGCCTACGGCAAGATCGAAGCCGTCAAAGGCATCTCGTTCAAGGTCGAAGCCGGCGAGGTCGTCACCCTCATCGGCACCAACGGCGCCGGCAAGACAACGACACTGCGCACCCTGTCCGGCCTCCTCAAGCCCGTCGGCGGCCAGATCAAATTCAACGGCAAATCGCTGAAGAAGATCCCCGCCCACGACATCGTCTCCCTCGGGCTCGCCCACTCCCCCGAGGGGCGGCACATCTTCCCCCGCATGACGATCGAGGACAACCTGCGGCTGGGAGCCTTCCTCCGCAGCGACAAGCCGGGCATCGAAAAGGACATCCAGCGCGCCTACGACCTCTTCCCCATCCTGGGAGAGCGCCGCAAGCAGGCCGCAGGCACCCTCTCCGGCGGCGAACAGCAGATGCTGGCCATGGGACGCGCACTCATGTCCCAGCCGAAACTGCTCATGCTGGACGAACCCTCCATGGGTTTGTCCCCCATCATGATGCAGAAGATCATGGCCACCATCGCCGAGCTCAAGTCCCAGGGCATGACGATCCTGCTCATCGAGCAGAACGCCCAGGCCGCCCTCTCGCTCGCCGACCACGGCCACGTCATGGAGATCGGCAAGATCGTGCTCTCCGGCACCGGCCAAGACCTCCTGCACGACGAGTCCGTCCGCAAGGCGTACCTCGGCGAGGACTGA
- a CDS encoding ABC transporter ATP-binding protein encodes MTTDTTTKPAPAGETVLDARGVTMRFGGLTAVRNVDLTVNSGEIVGLIGPNGAGKTTFFNCLTGLYIPTEGEVRFKGNVLPPKSFKVTAAGIARTFQNIRLFANMTVLENVLVGRHTRTKEGFWSAVLRLPAFHKAEAASRERAMELLEFVGLDKKADHLARNLPYGEQRKLEIARALASEPGLLLLDEPTAGMNPQETRATEELVFAIRDKGIAVLVIEHDMRFIFNLCDRVAVLVQGEKLVEGDSATVQGDERVVAAYLGEPFENAPGEEELAEVEAAEANAESADNPTDAAPGKENDR; translated from the coding sequence ATGACCACCGACACCACCACCAAGCCCGCCCCCGCCGGCGAAACGGTCCTCGACGCCCGCGGCGTCACCATGCGCTTCGGCGGCCTCACCGCCGTCCGAAACGTCGACCTCACCGTCAACAGCGGCGAGATCGTCGGCCTCATCGGCCCCAACGGCGCAGGCAAAACCACCTTCTTCAACTGCCTCACCGGCCTCTACATCCCCACCGAAGGCGAAGTCCGCTTCAAGGGCAACGTCCTGCCCCCCAAATCCTTCAAAGTCACCGCCGCCGGCATCGCCCGCACCTTCCAGAACATCCGCCTCTTCGCCAACATGACCGTCCTGGAAAACGTGCTCGTCGGCCGCCACACCCGAACCAAGGAAGGCTTCTGGTCGGCCGTCCTGCGCCTCCCCGCCTTCCACAAGGCAGAAGCCGCCTCCCGCGAACGCGCCATGGAACTGCTGGAGTTCGTCGGCCTCGACAAGAAAGCCGACCACCTCGCACGCAACCTCCCCTACGGCGAACAACGCAAGCTCGAGATTGCCCGCGCCCTCGCCAGCGAGCCCGGCCTGCTCCTCCTGGACGAACCGACAGCCGGCATGAACCCCCAGGAGACCCGCGCGACAGAGGAACTCGTCTTCGCCATCCGCGACAAGGGCATCGCCGTCCTCGTCATCGAGCACGACATGCGCTTCATCTTCAACCTCTGCGACCGCGTCGCCGTACTCGTCCAAGGCGAAAAACTCGTCGAAGGCGACAGCGCGACCGTCCAGGGCGACGAACGAGTCGTCGCCGCCTACCTCGGCGAACCCTTCGAAAACGCCCCCGGCGAAGAAGAACTCGCCGAAGTCGAAGCCGCCGAAGCAAACGCCGAGAGCGCCGACAACCCGACGGACGCCGCGCCCGGCAAGGAGAACGACCGATGA
- a CDS encoding branched-chain amino acid ABC transporter permease, giving the protein MTTQTTTADDALGTTIATRAGLIGVPENIGRALATGGGILTIISTFLAWTWTAAFPGDLTVYGYPGGLQVLVLISGALTTLFALASYGIKGLGWLVPAGADGALKFAALATFATSWFTVIAISVDLGGIVNLEAGGYIVAIASLTALLGALALPFEHPQPDPIDPDDTSWEHTKHKAAHQWATVKTAFGSGTARPVGKLPAYAEILIIVAVLALALTVFTYGIGTEYDELFIGFLITTGFGFAALNKSGLVAQASQITARHQSITICGAFITAALFPFTQTDDQYATLGVYILIFATVALGLNIVVGLAGLLDLGYVAFLGVGAYAAAMVSGSPSSPFDVHFPFWAAALVGAGASLVFGVLIGAPTLRLRGDYLAIVTLGFGEIFRITANNLDGTSGPDITNGSNGISSIPNLDVLGFDFGAVHDIAGYSIGRFANYFFLMLIITAVVVLVFRRSGDSRIGRAWVAIREDETAALAMGINGFRVKLIAFAVGASLAGLAGTVQAHVTYTVTPEQYLFAGPIPPNSAFLLAAVVLGGMGTIGGPLIGASLLFLIPNKLQFLGDYQLFAFGLALILLMRFRPEGLIPNRRRQLEFHEEAEAPTVLTKAGA; this is encoded by the coding sequence ATGACCACACAGACCACCACAGCCGACGACGCACTCGGCACGACCATCGCCACCCGAGCCGGCCTCATCGGCGTCCCCGAGAACATCGGCCGCGCCCTCGCCACCGGCGGCGGCATCCTCACCATCATCTCCACCTTCCTCGCCTGGACCTGGACCGCCGCCTTCCCCGGCGACCTCACCGTCTACGGCTATCCCGGCGGCCTCCAAGTCCTCGTCCTCATCAGCGGCGCCCTCACCACCCTCTTCGCCCTCGCCTCCTACGGCATCAAGGGCCTCGGCTGGCTCGTCCCCGCCGGCGCCGACGGCGCCCTCAAGTTCGCCGCCCTCGCCACCTTCGCCACCAGCTGGTTCACGGTCATCGCGATCAGCGTCGACCTGGGCGGCATCGTCAACCTCGAAGCCGGCGGCTACATCGTCGCCATAGCCAGCCTCACCGCGCTCCTCGGCGCCCTCGCCCTGCCCTTCGAACACCCCCAGCCCGACCCCATCGACCCCGACGACACGTCGTGGGAACACACCAAGCACAAAGCCGCCCACCAATGGGCCACCGTCAAGACCGCCTTCGGCTCCGGCACCGCCCGCCCCGTCGGCAAACTCCCCGCCTACGCCGAAATCCTCATCATCGTCGCCGTCCTCGCCCTCGCCCTCACCGTCTTCACCTACGGCATCGGCACCGAGTACGACGAACTCTTCATCGGCTTCCTCATCACCACCGGCTTCGGCTTCGCCGCACTCAACAAGTCCGGCCTCGTCGCCCAAGCCAGCCAGATCACCGCCCGCCACCAGAGCATCACCATCTGCGGCGCCTTCATCACCGCCGCCCTCTTCCCCTTCACCCAGACCGACGACCAATACGCGACCCTCGGCGTCTACATCCTCATCTTCGCCACCGTCGCCCTCGGCCTGAACATCGTCGTCGGCCTCGCCGGCCTCCTCGACCTCGGCTACGTCGCCTTCCTCGGCGTCGGCGCCTACGCCGCAGCCATGGTCTCCGGCTCCCCCAGCTCCCCCTTCGACGTGCACTTCCCCTTCTGGGCAGCCGCACTCGTCGGCGCCGGCGCCTCCCTCGTCTTCGGCGTCCTCATCGGCGCCCCCACCCTCCGCCTACGCGGCGACTACCTCGCCATCGTCACCCTCGGCTTCGGCGAGATCTTCCGCATCACCGCCAACAACCTCGACGGCACCTCCGGCCCCGACATCACCAACGGCTCCAACGGCATCTCCTCCATCCCGAACCTCGACGTCCTCGGATTCGACTTCGGCGCCGTCCACGACATCGCCGGCTACAGCATCGGCCGCTTCGCCAACTACTTCTTCCTGATGCTGATCATCACCGCCGTCGTCGTCCTCGTCTTCCGCCGCAGCGGCGACTCCCGCATCGGCCGCGCCTGGGTCGCCATCCGCGAAGACGAGACCGCAGCCCTCGCCATGGGCATCAACGGCTTCCGCGTCAAACTCATCGCCTTCGCCGTCGGCGCCTCCCTCGCAGGACTCGCAGGCACCGTCCAGGCCCACGTCACCTACACCGTCACCCCCGAGCAGTACCTCTTCGCCGGACCCATCCCCCCCAACTCCGCCTTCCTCCTCGCCGCCGTCGTCCTCGGCGGCATGGGCACCATCGGCGGACCCCTCATCGGCGCCTCACTGCTCTTCCTCATCCCCAACAAACTCCAGTTCCTCGGCGACTACCAGCTCTTCGCCTTCGGCCTCGCACTCATCCTGCTGATGCGCTTCCGCCCCGAGGGACTCATCCCCAACCGGCGCCGCCAGCTCGAGTTCCACGAGGAGGCGGAAGCACCCACCGTCCTCACCAAGGCAGGGGCCTGA
- a CDS encoding branched-chain amino acid ABC transporter permease, with translation MNELPQQLVNGLLLGSMYGLVAIGYTMVYGIVQLINFAHGEIFMTGAFGALTVYAYILPDGTSMAIALPLMLVGAVMVSVTIAVGAERFAYRPLRSAPRLAPLITAIGLSLALQQAVWAWYPEAKSARVFPQIDGGPFTIGDVTIQTGDIFLLIAAPISMAILGYFVMKTRTGRGMQATAQDPDTAKLMGVNTDRIIVIAFALGATFAAVGAVAYGLKYGEISFTMGFILGLKAFTAAVLGGIGNIYGAMIGGVVLGIAETIATAYIADIPGMDKFGSQSWADVWAFVLLILVLLLRPQGLLGERVADRA, from the coding sequence GTGAACGAACTGCCGCAGCAGCTGGTCAACGGCCTGCTACTGGGATCCATGTACGGCCTGGTCGCCATCGGCTACACAATGGTCTATGGCATCGTCCAGCTCATCAACTTCGCCCACGGCGAGATCTTCATGACCGGAGCGTTCGGCGCTCTCACGGTCTATGCCTACATCCTGCCCGACGGCACATCCATGGCGATCGCCCTCCCCCTGATGCTCGTCGGAGCCGTCATGGTCTCCGTCACCATCGCCGTCGGAGCGGAACGCTTCGCCTACCGCCCCCTCCGCAGCGCACCACGCCTCGCCCCGCTCATCACCGCCATCGGCCTCTCCCTCGCCCTCCAGCAAGCCGTCTGGGCCTGGTACCCCGAGGCCAAGTCCGCCCGCGTCTTCCCCCAGATCGACGGCGGCCCCTTCACGATCGGCGACGTCACCATCCAAACCGGTGACATCTTCCTGCTCATCGCCGCCCCCATCAGCATGGCCATCCTCGGCTACTTCGTCATGAAGACCCGCACCGGACGCGGCATGCAGGCCACCGCCCAGGACCCCGACACCGCCAAGCTCATGGGCGTCAACACCGACCGCATCATCGTGATCGCCTTCGCCCTCGGCGCCACCTTCGCCGCCGTCGGCGCCGTCGCCTACGGCCTGAAGTACGGCGAGATCAGCTTCACCATGGGCTTCATCCTCGGCCTCAAGGCCTTCACCGCAGCGGTCCTCGGTGGCATCGGCAACATCTACGGGGCCATGATCGGCGGCGTCGTCCTCGGCATCGCCGAGACCATCGCCACCGCCTACATCGCCGACATCCCCGGCATGGACAAGTTCGGCAGCCAGTCCTGGGCCGACGTCTGGGCCTTCGTACTCCTCATCCTCGTGCTCCTCCTGCGGCCCCAGGGCCTGCTCGGCGAGCGCGTCGCTGACAGGGCGTGA